From a region of the Pseudomonas fulva 12-X genome:
- a CDS encoding MaoC family dehydratase codes for MTQSSNTPYEALEVGQTASYSKSVEERDILLFAAVSGDHNPVHLDAEYAATTMFKERIAHGMFSGALISAAVACTLPGPGTIYVGQQMSFQKPVKLGDTLTVRLEILEKLPKFRVRIATRVFNQHDELVVDGEAEIIAPRKAVTVELATLPPISIG; via the coding sequence ATGACGCAAAGCAGCAATACCCCTTACGAAGCCCTGGAAGTCGGCCAGACCGCCAGCTACAGCAAGAGCGTGGAAGAGCGCGACATCCTGCTGTTCGCCGCCGTTTCCGGTGACCACAACCCGGTGCACCTGGACGCTGAATACGCTGCCACCACCATGTTCAAGGAACGCATCGCCCACGGAATGTTCAGCGGCGCACTGATCAGCGCGGCAGTGGCCTGCACCCTGCCAGGCCCCGGCACCATCTATGTGGGCCAGCAGATGAGCTTCCAGAAGCCGGTGAAACTGGGCGACACCCTGACCGTGCGCCTGGAAATTCTCGAGAAGCTGCCGAAATTCCGCGTCCGCATCGCCACCCGCGTGTTCAACCAGCACGACGAACTGGTGGTCGACGGCGAAGCTGAAATCATCGCGCCACGTAAAGCCGTTACCGTCGAGCTGGCCACACTGCCGCCAATCAGCATCGGCTGA
- a CDS encoding alpha/beta hydrolase, translating into MQHRSFWLDSSDGAPLYVNHWHPAHEPRAVVMLAHGMAEHSGRYARLGEALVAAGHALYALDHRGHGQSAQHGLLGHFADENGWNHVVGDLSELNHHIRHQHPQTPIILLGHSMGSFISTAYLMHHSSSVQGAILSGSNYGKLGTFRAAALVARFERWRQGATGRSALIDWLSFGAFNKAFAPARTPFDWLSRDNAEVDRYIADPLCGFRCTNQLWLDLLEGLQRITPLASLKQIAPQLPILIIGGDHDPVSQGNGLQRLADALRQAGHSRTNLKIYSQARHETLNETNRDEVTRDLIDWLEQTLAPQPRPSLPQEPAL; encoded by the coding sequence ATGCAGCACCGCAGCTTCTGGCTCGACAGCAGTGATGGCGCCCCCCTTTACGTCAACCACTGGCACCCCGCGCATGAGCCCAGGGCCGTGGTGATGCTCGCCCATGGCATGGCCGAACACAGCGGCCGCTATGCCCGCCTCGGCGAGGCGCTGGTCGCTGCCGGGCACGCGCTCTACGCCCTCGACCATCGCGGCCACGGGCAATCGGCGCAGCATGGGCTGCTCGGCCACTTCGCCGACGAGAACGGCTGGAACCATGTGGTCGGCGACCTCTCCGAGCTCAACCATCACATCCGCCATCAGCATCCGCAGACACCGATCATTCTGCTCGGCCACAGCATGGGCAGCTTCATCTCCACCGCCTACCTCATGCACCACAGCAGCAGCGTACAGGGCGCGATTCTCAGTGGCTCGAATTACGGCAAGCTGGGCACCTTTCGGGCTGCGGCGCTGGTGGCGCGCTTCGAGCGCTGGCGCCAGGGCGCGACCGGGCGCAGCGCGCTGATCGACTGGCTGTCGTTCGGCGCCTTCAACAAGGCCTTCGCCCCGGCGCGCACGCCGTTCGACTGGCTCAGCCGTGACAACGCCGAGGTCGACCGTTACATTGCCGACCCCCTGTGCGGTTTTCGCTGCACCAACCAGTTGTGGCTCGACCTGCTGGAAGGTCTGCAGCGCATCACGCCGCTCGCCTCGCTGAAGCAGATCGCCCCGCAGTTGCCGATCCTGATCATCGGCGGCGACCACGACCCGGTCAGCCAGGGCAACGGCCTGCAACGCCTGGCCGATGCGCTGAGGCAGGCAGGACACAGCCGCACCAACTTGAAGATTTATTCACAGGCCCGCCACGAAACGCTCAACGAAACCAACCGTGACGAGGTCACCCGCGACCTGATCGACTGGCTGGAACAGACGCTCGCGCCCCAGCCGCGACCTTCACTCCCTCAGGAACCCGCCTTATGA
- the fadD2 gene encoding long-chain-fatty-acid--CoA ligase FadD2 encodes MQPDFWNDKRAPGVANDIDMDAYQSVVEVFERSCKTFADRPAFSNLGRTLTYGELDKLSAAFAAYLQQRTDLKPGDRIAVQMPNVLQYPIAVFGAMRAGLIVVNTNPLYTAREMRHQFKDAGVRALVYLNMFGKLVQEVLPDSQIEYLIEARMGDLLPTLKGWLVNTVVKKVKKMVPDYHLPQAIAFKQVLGEGARLSLSPVSAKQDDIAVLQYTGGTTGVAKGTMLTHGNLVANMLQIDACMSQLDDDGTPLMKQGQEVMIAPLPLYHIYAFTANCMCMMVNGNHNVLITNPRDIPGFIKELGKWEFSALLGLNTLFVALMDHPDFTKLDFSHLKLTNSGGTALVKSTAERWQQLTGCGVVEGYGLTETSPVASTNPYGDRARLGTVGIPVPGTAFKVIDDYGNELPIGERGELCIKGPQVMKGYWNRPDATAEVLDAEGWFKSGDIAVIDEDGFVRIVDRKKDMIIVSGFNVYPNEIEDVVMAHSKVASCAAIGVPDEKSGEAVKLFVVKRDDSLTAEELKTYCKENFTAYKVPRQIVFRDSLPMTNVGKILRRELRDEAVKAPANA; translated from the coding sequence ATGCAGCCCGATTTCTGGAACGATAAACGCGCCCCTGGCGTGGCCAACGACATCGATATGGACGCCTACCAGTCGGTGGTCGAGGTGTTCGAGCGCTCCTGCAAGACTTTCGCCGACCGCCCCGCGTTCAGCAATCTGGGCAGAACCCTGACCTACGGCGAGCTGGACAAATTGTCCGCCGCCTTCGCCGCCTACCTGCAGCAGCGCACCGACCTCAAGCCTGGCGACCGTATCGCCGTGCAGATGCCCAACGTGCTGCAGTATCCGATTGCCGTGTTCGGCGCCATGCGCGCCGGTCTGATCGTGGTCAACACCAACCCGCTGTACACCGCCCGCGAGATGCGTCACCAGTTCAAGGACGCCGGCGTGCGCGCCCTGGTGTACCTGAACATGTTCGGCAAGCTGGTGCAGGAAGTGCTGCCCGATAGCCAGATCGAGTACCTGATCGAGGCGCGCATGGGCGACCTGCTACCCACGCTCAAGGGGTGGTTGGTCAACACCGTGGTCAAGAAGGTCAAGAAGATGGTGCCTGACTACCATCTGCCGCAGGCCATCGCGTTCAAACAGGTGCTGGGCGAGGGCGCGCGGCTCAGCCTGAGCCCGGTGTCTGCCAAGCAGGACGATATCGCCGTACTGCAGTACACCGGTGGTACCACTGGCGTGGCCAAGGGCACGATGCTCACCCACGGCAACCTGGTGGCCAACATGCTGCAGATCGATGCCTGCATGTCGCAGCTCGACGATGACGGCACGCCGCTGATGAAGCAGGGCCAGGAAGTGATGATCGCGCCGCTGCCGCTGTACCACATCTACGCCTTCACCGCGAACTGCATGTGCATGATGGTCAACGGCAACCACAACGTGCTGATCACCAATCCGCGGGACATTCCCGGCTTCATCAAGGAGCTGGGCAAATGGGAGTTTTCTGCATTGCTGGGGCTCAACACGCTGTTCGTGGCGTTGATGGATCACCCGGATTTCACCAAGCTCGATTTCAGCCACCTGAAACTCACCAACTCCGGCGGCACTGCGCTGGTCAAGTCCACCGCCGAGCGCTGGCAGCAACTGACCGGCTGCGGCGTGGTGGAAGGTTACGGGCTGACCGAGACCTCGCCGGTGGCCAGCACCAATCCCTATGGCGACCGGGCGCGTCTGGGTACGGTCGGCATTCCGGTGCCGGGCACCGCGTTCAAGGTCATCGATGACTACGGCAACGAGCTGCCGATTGGCGAGCGCGGCGAGCTGTGCATCAAGGGGCCGCAGGTGATGAAGGGCTACTGGAACCGCCCGGATGCCACCGCCGAGGTGCTGGACGCCGAGGGCTGGTTCAAGTCCGGCGATATCGCGGTGATCGACGAAGACGGTTTCGTGCGCATCGTCGACCGCAAGAAGGACATGATCATCGTCTCCGGCTTCAACGTTTACCCCAACGAGATCGAGGACGTGGTGATGGCCCACAGCAAGGTGGCCAGCTGCGCAGCCATCGGCGTGCCGGACGAGAAATCCGGCGAGGCGGTCAAGTTGTTCGTGGTCAAGCGCGACGACAGCCTGACCGCCGAGGAGCTCAAGACCTACTGCAAGGAGAACTTCACCGCCTACAAGGTGCCACGACAGATCGTGTTCAGGGACTCGCTGCCCATGACCAACGTCGGCAAGATCCTGCGCCGCGAGCTGCGCGACGAAGCGGTGAAGGCGCCTGCCAACGCCTAG
- the fadD1 gene encoding long-chain-fatty-acid--CoA ligase FadD1, with the protein MTENFWTDKYPEGVAAEIDPDQYPNVQAVLKQSCQRFADKPAFTNLGKTITYGQLYEQSGHFAAYLQQQTDLKPGDRIAVQLPNVLQYPVAVFGAMRAGLVVVNTNPLYTAREMEHQFNDSGAKALVCLANMAHLAEQVVPKTGVKTVIVTEVGDMLPPLKRLLVNSVVKYVKKMVPAYNLPAAVKFTDALSQGRGKTVNEASPDAQDVAVLQYTGGTTGVAKGAMLTHRNLIANMLQCRELMGSNLAEGSEIIVAPLPLYHIYAFTFHCMAMMHCGNHNILITNPRDLPALVKDLAKFQFSAFVGLNTLFVALSNHEGFQKLDFSKLKVTLSGGMALQQAAAERWKQVTGCAICEGYGLTETSPVASVNPVTHNQMGTIGIPVPSTQFKVIDDQGNDLAMGETGELCIKGPQVMKGYWQRQEATDEVIDANGWFKTGDIGIIQPDGYIRIVDRKKDMILVSGFNVYPNELEEVLVTLPGVLQCAAIGVPDERSGEAIKVFVVVKPGMTLTKEQVMQHMHDNLTGYKRPKQVEFRESLPTTNVGKILRRELRDEELKKLGKK; encoded by the coding sequence ATGACCGAAAACTTCTGGACGGACAAATATCCCGAGGGGGTCGCGGCCGAGATCGATCCCGACCAGTACCCCAACGTTCAGGCGGTGCTGAAGCAGTCCTGCCAGCGTTTTGCCGACAAGCCCGCTTTCACCAATCTGGGCAAGACGATCACCTACGGCCAGCTCTACGAGCAGTCCGGCCACTTCGCTGCGTACCTGCAGCAGCAAACCGATCTCAAGCCCGGCGACCGTATCGCCGTGCAACTGCCCAACGTTCTGCAATACCCGGTGGCCGTATTCGGCGCAATGCGTGCCGGCCTGGTGGTGGTCAACACCAACCCGCTGTACACGGCGCGGGAAATGGAACACCAGTTCAACGACTCCGGCGCCAAGGCGCTGGTGTGCCTGGCCAACATGGCGCACCTGGCCGAGCAGGTGGTGCCCAAGACCGGCGTGAAGACGGTGATCGTCACCGAGGTCGGCGACATGCTGCCGCCGCTCAAGCGCCTGTTGGTCAATAGCGTGGTCAAGTACGTGAAGAAAATGGTGCCGGCCTACAACCTGCCGGCGGCCGTGAAGTTCACCGATGCCCTGAGCCAGGGCCGCGGCAAGACGGTCAACGAAGCCAGCCCGGACGCCCAGGACGTCGCCGTGCTGCAGTACACCGGCGGCACCACCGGCGTGGCCAAAGGCGCGATGCTCACGCACCGCAACCTGATCGCCAACATGCTGCAATGCCGCGAGCTGATGGGCTCGAACCTGGCGGAGGGCAGCGAAATCATCGTCGCGCCGCTGCCGCTGTACCACATCTACGCCTTCACCTTTCACTGCATGGCGATGATGCACTGCGGCAACCACAACATCCTGATCACCAACCCGCGCGACCTGCCGGCGTTGGTCAAGGACCTGGCCAAGTTCCAGTTCAGCGCCTTCGTTGGCCTCAATACCCTGTTCGTGGCGCTGAGCAACCACGAGGGCTTCCAGAAGCTCGACTTCTCCAAGCTCAAGGTCACCCTGTCCGGCGGCATGGCGCTGCAGCAGGCGGCCGCCGAGCGCTGGAAGCAGGTCACCGGCTGCGCCATCTGCGAAGGTTACGGCCTGACCGAGACCAGCCCGGTGGCCTCGGTCAACCCGGTGACCCATAACCAGATGGGCACCATCGGCATTCCGGTGCCGTCGACCCAGTTCAAGGTCATCGATGACCAGGGTAACGACCTGGCCATGGGCGAAACCGGCGAGCTGTGCATCAAGGGCCCGCAGGTGATGAAGGGCTACTGGCAGCGTCAGGAAGCCACAGACGAAGTGATCGATGCCAACGGCTGGTTCAAGACCGGCGACATCGGCATCATCCAGCCCGACGGCTACATTCGCATCGTCGACCGCAAGAAGGACATGATTCTGGTGTCCGGCTTCAACGTCTACCCGAACGAGCTGGAAGAAGTGCTGGTAACCCTGCCGGGCGTGCTGCAATGCGCCGCCATCGGCGTACCGGACGAGCGTTCGGGTGAGGCGATCAAGGTGTTCGTGGTGGTCAAACCGGGCATGACCCTGACCAAGGAGCAGGTCATGCAGCACATGCACGACAACCTCACCGGCTACAAACGACCCAAGCAGGTGGAGTTCCGCGAGAGCCTGCCGACCACCAACGTCGGCAAGATCCTGCGCCGCGAGCTGCGTGACGAAGAGCTGAAAAAGCTCGGCAAGAAGTAA
- the uvsE gene encoding UV DNA damage repair endonuclease UvsE, which yields MSTPRIGFACQYRHPNQSLPAGELKTIEAAFNPRTTTLRWMDSVSQAVAYAKLTEIVEHNLQAQLRLLAYVATLPKPLQMLRLSSDLLPFYSHPKVAAFYQQPQMQGYLIEQFAAIGEVARTANIRLSMHPGQYCVLGSDRPDVVENSLAEFEYHADMIRMMGYGRTFQDFKCNLHIAGKLGGEGIRAVWPRLSQEARQCITFENDEKTYGVDACLALADLAPVVLDVHHCWIHEDDYIDPHSERVERIIDSWRGIRPTMHLSQPQERLQELGLSAERKLEMPEVLKVAPKRELYGHSARMWNHWTNEYVLQFLDRFDIMFESKDKNAATLEFYERYLKEA from the coding sequence ATGTCCACACCCCGCATTGGCTTCGCCTGCCAGTATCGCCACCCCAACCAGAGCTTGCCGGCCGGCGAGCTGAAAACCATCGAGGCGGCCTTCAACCCGCGCACCACCACTCTGCGCTGGATGGACAGCGTCAGCCAGGCGGTGGCCTACGCCAAGCTGACCGAGATCGTCGAGCACAACCTGCAGGCCCAGCTGCGCCTGCTCGCCTACGTCGCCACGCTGCCCAAGCCCCTGCAGATGCTGCGCTTGAGCAGCGATCTGCTGCCGTTCTACAGCCACCCGAAGGTCGCGGCCTTCTATCAGCAGCCGCAGATGCAGGGCTACCTGATCGAGCAGTTCGCCGCCATCGGCGAGGTGGCGCGCACGGCCAACATTCGCCTGTCCATGCATCCGGGTCAGTACTGCGTGCTGGGCTCGGACCGCCCCGACGTGGTAGAAAACAGCCTCGCCGAGTTCGAGTACCACGCCGACATGATCCGCATGATGGGCTACGGGCGGACCTTTCAGGACTTCAAGTGCAACCTGCATATCGCCGGCAAGCTGGGTGGCGAGGGCATACGCGCGGTATGGCCGCGGCTGTCCCAGGAAGCGCGGCAGTGCATCACCTTCGAGAACGACGAAAAGACCTACGGCGTGGATGCCTGCCTGGCGCTGGCCGACCTCGCCCCCGTGGTGCTCGACGTACACCACTGCTGGATCCACGAGGACGACTACATCGACCCGCACAGCGAGCGCGTGGAGCGGATCATCGACAGCTGGCGCGGTATTCGCCCGACCATGCACCTGTCACAGCCCCAGGAGCGTTTGCAGGAGCTGGGCCTGAGCGCCGAACGGAAACTGGAGATGCCCGAAGTGCTCAAGGTCGCGCCCAAGCGCGAGCTGTACGGCCATAGCGCGCGCATGTGGAACCACTGGACCAATGAGTACGTGCTGCAGTTTCTCGATCGCTTCGACATCATGTTCGAGTCCAAGGACAAGAACGCGGCGACGCTGGAGTTTTACGAGCGCTATCTGAAGGAAGCTTGA
- the phnE gene encoding phosphonate ABC transporter, permease protein PhnE, whose amino-acid sequence MRRLGNLLLVLGIATAVIGSFAYLGLDLAGLFGADSLGQMGSYAARFFDPDFTASHLQATARGALETLAMSAVGTLLAAVLGLLLALPAAGRLGALAQAATRLLLNALRAIPELVWAVLMVLAAGLGPNAGTLALALHTAGVLGRLFAEALENTPPQPADAIRLQGGGAWAAFCYGTLPALWPQLLAYSLYRWENNIRMAAIMGFVGAGGLGQMLYVSLSLFQEAQAATVILAMLLLVLAVDAFSGWMRQRWVRN is encoded by the coding sequence ATGAGGCGCCTGGGCAACCTGCTGCTGGTGCTGGGCATCGCCACCGCGGTGATCGGCTCCTTCGCCTATCTGGGCCTGGACCTGGCAGGCCTGTTCGGCGCCGATAGCCTGGGGCAGATGGGCAGCTACGCCGCGCGCTTTTTCGACCCGGACTTCACCGCCAGTCACCTGCAGGCCACCGCCCGTGGCGCTCTGGAAACCCTGGCCATGTCGGCCGTCGGCACCCTGCTTGCCGCCGTGCTCGGCTTGCTGCTGGCGCTACCGGCGGCCGGGCGCCTGGGTGCCCTCGCCCAAGCTGCCACTCGGCTGCTGCTCAATGCCCTGCGTGCCATTCCCGAACTGGTATGGGCGGTGCTCATGGTGCTGGCGGCAGGTCTTGGCCCCAATGCCGGCACCCTGGCGTTGGCGCTGCACACCGCTGGCGTGCTCGGCCGACTGTTCGCCGAGGCCCTGGAGAACACCCCGCCGCAGCCGGCGGACGCCATTCGCCTGCAGGGCGGCGGCGCCTGGGCCGCGTTCTGCTACGGCACCCTGCCGGCTTTGTGGCCGCAACTGCTGGCTTACAGCCTGTACCGCTGGGAGAACAACATCCGCATGGCGGCGATCATGGGCTTCGTCGGCGCCGGCGGCCTGGGGCAGATGCTCTACGTGAGCCTGAGCCTGTTCCAGGAAGCCCAGGCCGCCACGGTGATCCTCGCCATGTTGCTGCTGGTGCTGGCCGTGGATGCCTTCAGCGGCTGGATGCGCCAGCGCTGGGTGCGCAATTAA
- a CDS encoding PhnE/PtxC family ABC transporter permease yields the protein MLRRYPGDPAALPRLAFVLLAVALLWPGIRLAELDLGVLLRPDSAQSMGSFLKDFWPPAHNEDFLCLLLDATLQTLAIATAGMALALLLAVPASLLASRALSLSAASRGGQPSALGRWLRWPVRGLLIVLRSVPEIVWALLFVRAVGLGPTAGVLAIAITYAGMLGKVYAEIFESVDQRPVHALLQSGSGRLAAFAYGVLPAAAAELTSYTVYRWECAVRASVVMGFVGAGGLGQQIDLSMRMFAGAEVASMLLTFLVLVLLADQLSRLLRARFT from the coding sequence ATGCTGAGACGCTACCCGGGCGACCCAGCCGCCCTGCCGCGCCTGGCGTTCGTGCTGCTGGCCGTCGCCCTGCTGTGGCCGGGCATACGCCTGGCCGAGCTGGACCTGGGCGTGTTGCTGCGCCCGGATAGCGCCCAGTCCATGGGCAGCTTCCTCAAGGATTTCTGGCCGCCGGCCCACAACGAGGATTTTCTCTGCCTGCTGCTGGACGCCACCCTGCAGACCCTGGCCATCGCCACCGCCGGCATGGCCCTGGCGCTGCTGCTGGCGGTACCGGCAAGCCTGCTGGCCAGCCGCGCACTGTCGCTCTCGGCGGCCTCACGCGGCGGCCAGCCGAGTGCCCTGGGCCGCTGGCTGCGCTGGCCGGTGCGCGGTTTGCTGATCGTGCTGCGCAGCGTGCCGGAGATCGTCTGGGCGCTGCTGTTCGTGCGCGCCGTGGGCCTGGGCCCGACCGCCGGGGTGCTGGCCATCGCCATCACTTACGCGGGCATGCTCGGCAAGGTCTACGCGGAAATCTTCGAGTCGGTGGACCAGCGCCCGGTGCACGCCCTGCTGCAGAGCGGCAGCGGCCGTCTGGCTGCCTTCGCCTACGGCGTGCTGCCGGCCGCCGCGGCGGAACTGACCTCTTATACGGTGTACCGTTGGGAATGCGCGGTGCGCGCCTCGGTGGTGATGGGCTTCGTCGGCGCCGGCGGCCTGGGCCAGCAGATCGACCTGTCGATGCGCATGTTCGCTGGCGCTGAAGTGGCCAGCATGCTGCTGACCTTTCTGGTGCTGGTGCTGCTTGCCGATCAGTTGAGCCGGCTGCTGCGTGCGAGGTTCACATGA
- a CDS encoding phosphonate ABC transporter ATP-binding protein has translation MSLRLTAVGLRHGNGVQALQGIDLSVEQGERVAIIGPSGAGKSSLLNLLATALAPSAGELEVLGERPWRLSSRHRQRLRTRIGLIHQAPPLPLRQRVVTAVLAGRLGQWSLPRSLVNLLYPLDIPGARAQLDKLDLGDKLFARCGQLSGGQLQRVGIARALYQAPQLLLTDEPVSAMDPRLADHTLSLLVSHAEAGGVTLVASLHTVELALAHFPRIVGVRDGRIAFDLPASEVDSERLQALYANEQLNPARAGEPTPDAWAARC, from the coding sequence ATGAGCCTGCGCCTGACCGCCGTCGGGCTCAGGCACGGCAATGGCGTACAGGCGCTGCAGGGCATCGACCTAAGCGTCGAACAGGGCGAGCGGGTGGCGATCATCGGCCCGTCCGGGGCCGGCAAGTCGAGCCTGCTCAACCTGCTGGCCACCGCCCTGGCGCCCAGCGCGGGCGAGCTTGAGGTGCTGGGCGAACGCCCATGGCGGCTTTCCAGCCGGCATCGCCAACGCCTGCGCACGCGCATCGGCCTGATCCACCAGGCGCCGCCTCTGCCCCTGCGCCAGCGGGTGGTCACCGCCGTGCTGGCCGGACGCCTGGGCCAGTGGAGCCTGCCCAGGAGCCTGGTCAACCTGCTGTACCCGCTGGACATCCCCGGTGCGCGAGCGCAGCTGGACAAGCTCGACCTCGGCGACAAGCTGTTCGCCCGCTGCGGCCAGCTCTCCGGCGGCCAGCTGCAGCGCGTCGGAATCGCCCGCGCCCTGTATCAGGCCCCGCAGCTGCTGCTCACCGATGAGCCGGTCTCGGCCATGGACCCGCGCCTGGCCGACCATACCTTGTCGCTGTTGGTCAGCCATGCCGAAGCCGGCGGCGTGACCCTGGTCGCCAGCCTGCACACGGTGGAGCTGGCCCTGGCGCATTTTCCGCGCATCGTCGGCGTGCGTGACGGGCGCATCGCTTTCGACCTGCCGGCCAGTGAAGTCGACTCCGAGCGCCTGCAGGCGCTGTACGCCAACGAACAGCTGAACCCGGCACGTGCTGGTGAGCCAACGCCGGATGCCTGGGCGGCGCGATGCTGA
- a CDS encoding putative selenate ABC transporter substrate-binding protein produces the protein MLKRTLSLVAGLALSAAALTAHAAETLRVSAIPDEAPTELLRKFKPLGAYLEQQLGMKVEFVPVADYPAVVEALATDRLDMAWLGGFTFVQVNLKTGNAIPLVQREQDAAFTSTFISADPQVKSLKDLKGKTFAFGSISSTSGSLMPRYFMLQDGIKPESYFSRVAYSGAHDATAAWVQAGKVDAGVLNSSVWDKLVKSGKVDTNKVKVFATTPTYFDYNWTVRGTLDPALAEKIKQAFLALDPANPEHKAILDLQAASRFIETKPENYKGIEEAARAADLLK, from the coding sequence ATGCTCAAGCGCACCCTGTCGCTGGTCGCCGGCCTTGCCCTGTCCGCCGCCGCCCTCACCGCCCATGCCGCCGAAACCCTGCGCGTCTCGGCGATCCCCGATGAAGCGCCCACTGAGCTTCTGCGCAAGTTCAAGCCGCTGGGCGCCTACCTGGAGCAGCAACTGGGCATGAAGGTCGAGTTCGTGCCGGTGGCCGACTACCCGGCAGTGGTAGAGGCGCTGGCCACCGATCGCCTGGACATGGCCTGGCTGGGCGGCTTCACCTTCGTGCAGGTGAACCTCAAGACCGGCAACGCGATTCCGCTGGTGCAGCGTGAGCAGGACGCTGCCTTCACCAGCACCTTCATCAGCGCCGACCCGCAGGTCAAATCGCTCAAGGACTTGAAGGGCAAGACCTTCGCCTTCGGCTCGATTTCCTCCACCTCCGGCAGCCTGATGCCGCGCTACTTCATGCTGCAGGACGGCATCAAGCCGGAAAGCTACTTCAGCCGTGTCGCCTACTCCGGCGCCCACGATGCCACCGCCGCCTGGGTGCAGGCCGGCAAGGTCGACGCCGGGGTACTGAACTCCAGCGTGTGGGACAAACTGGTCAAGAGCGGCAAGGTCGACACCAACAAGGTCAAGGTCTTCGCCACCACGCCGACCTACTTCGATTACAACTGGACCGTGCGCGGCACCCTCGACCCGGCGCTGGCCGAGAAGATCAAGCAAGCGTTCCTGGCCCTCGACCCGGCCAACCCGGAGCACAAGGCGATTCTCGATCTGCAGGCGGCCAGCCGCTTCATCGAGACCAAGCCTGAGAACTACAAGGGCATCGAAGAGGCTGCCCGCGCTGCCGACCTGCTCAAATGA
- the selD gene encoding selenide, water dikinase SelD has protein sequence MSEPIRLTQYSHGAGCGCKISPKVLEVILAGSGAQNLDPKLWVGNASRDDAAVYALDETRGVVSTTDFFMPIVDDPFDFGRIAATNAISDIYAMGGDPLMAIAILGWPVNLLPPEVAREVIRGGRSVCDAAGIPLAGGHSIDAPEPIFGLAVTGVVDKQNMKRNDTAQAGDTLYLTKPLGIGILTTAEKKAKLRAEDVGLARDWMCTLNKPGSRFGKLAGVNAMTDVTGFGLLGHLVEMADGASLTARLDYAAVPRLPGVEHYLAEGCVPGGTLRNFDSYGERIAALSDSQRDLLCDPQTSGGLLIAVSEAGQDEFLAVAAELGLHLAPIGVLVERQRHAVEVF, from the coding sequence ATGAGTGAGCCGATCCGCCTGACCCAGTACAGCCACGGAGCCGGCTGCGGCTGCAAGATTTCTCCCAAGGTGCTGGAGGTGATCCTCGCGGGCAGCGGTGCGCAGAATCTCGACCCCAAACTGTGGGTCGGCAATGCCTCGCGTGACGATGCGGCGGTGTATGCCCTGGACGAAACCCGCGGTGTGGTCTCGACCACCGATTTCTTCATGCCCATCGTCGATGATCCGTTCGACTTCGGCCGTATCGCCGCCACCAATGCGATCAGCGACATCTACGCCATGGGCGGCGACCCGCTGATGGCCATCGCCATCCTTGGCTGGCCGGTCAACCTGCTGCCGCCTGAAGTGGCCCGCGAAGTGATTCGCGGCGGCCGCTCGGTATGCGATGCCGCCGGCATCCCTTTGGCCGGCGGGCATTCCATCGACGCGCCCGAGCCGATCTTCGGCCTGGCGGTGACCGGCGTCGTCGACAAGCAGAACATGAAACGCAACGACACCGCCCAGGCCGGCGACACCCTGTACCTGACCAAGCCCCTGGGCATCGGCATCCTCACCACCGCCGAGAAGAAGGCCAAGCTGCGCGCCGAGGACGTGGGCCTGGCCCGCGACTGGATGTGCACCCTGAACAAGCCGGGCAGCCGCTTCGGCAAGCTGGCCGGCGTCAACGCCATGACCGACGTCACCGGTTTCGGCCTGCTCGGCCACCTGGTGGAAATGGCCGACGGCGCCAGCCTCACCGCACGCCTGGATTACGCCGCCGTGCCGCGCCTGCCGGGCGTCGAGCATTATCTGGCCGAAGGTTGCGTGCCCGGCGGCACGCTGCGCAACTTCGACAGCTACGGTGAGCGTATCGCCGCGCTGAGCGACAGCCAGCGCGACCTGCTGTGCGACCCGCAGACCAGTGGCGGCCTGCTGATCGCCGTCAGCGAAGCGGGGCAAGACGAATTCCTGGCCGTGGCGGCCGAGCTGGGCCTGCACCTGGCGCCGATCGGCGTGCTGGTGGAGCGACAGCGTCACGCCGTCGAGGTGTTCTGA